One Natrinema longum genomic window carries:
- a CDS encoding transcription initiation factor IIB: MTRSTRQRERTRETDETEDQEGVRACPECESDNLVKDSDRGELICEDCGLVVEEEQIDPGPEWRAFNHQERQEKSRVGAPTTQTMHDKGLTTTIDWKDKDAYGRSISSKKRSQMHRLRKWQERIRTKDAGERNLQFALSEIDRMASALGVPRSVREVASVIYRRALKEDLIRGRSIEGVATSALYAACRKEGIPRSLEEISEVSRVERKEIGRTYRYISQELGLEMRPVDPKKYVPRFCSELELSEEVQTKANEIIEKTAEEGLLSGKSPTGYAAAAIYAASLLCNEKKTQREVADVAQVTEVTIRNRYQEQIEAMGIHG; this comes from the coding sequence ATGACACGGTCCACCCGCCAGCGGGAGCGAACGCGCGAGACGGACGAGACCGAGGATCAGGAGGGGGTACGTGCCTGCCCCGAGTGTGAATCGGATAATCTCGTTAAGGACTCCGACCGGGGTGAGCTCATCTGTGAAGACTGTGGGCTCGTCGTGGAGGAAGAACAGATCGATCCTGGCCCGGAGTGGCGGGCGTTCAACCACCAGGAACGACAGGAGAAGTCCCGCGTCGGCGCGCCGACGACTCAGACGATGCACGACAAGGGACTGACGACGACCATCGACTGGAAGGACAAGGACGCCTACGGACGCTCTATTTCCTCGAAAAAGCGCAGTCAGATGCACCGGCTGCGCAAGTGGCAGGAACGCATCCGCACCAAAGACGCCGGCGAGCGGAATCTGCAGTTCGCGCTCAGCGAGATCGATCGAATGGCCTCCGCACTGGGGGTTCCACGCTCGGTCCGTGAGGTCGCGTCGGTCATCTACCGGCGCGCGCTCAAGGAAGACCTCATTCGTGGCCGATCGATCGAGGGCGTCGCAACGTCTGCGCTGTACGCCGCCTGTCGAAAGGAAGGGATTCCGCGAAGCCTCGAGGAAATCTCGGAAGTCTCCCGCGTCGAACGCAAAGAGATCGGTCGCACGTATCGATACATCTCGCAGGAACTCGGCCTCGAGATGCGTCCCGTCGACCCGAAAAAGTACGTCCCGCGCTTCTGTTCCGAACTCGAACTCTCCGAGGAAGTCCAGACCAAGGCCAACGAGATCATCGAGAAGACGGCCGAGGAAGGGCTGCTTTCGGGCAAGTCACCGACCGGCTACGCTGCGGCGGCGATCTATGCTGCCTCGCTGCTGTGCAACGAAAAGAAGACCCAACGCGAAGTCGCCGACGTCGCACAGGTGACCGAAGTGACGATTCGGAACCGGTATCAGGAACAGATCGAAGCGATGGGCATTCACGGATAA
- a CDS encoding DUF371 domain-containing protein — MEEIIHARGHEHVSAEHASTFEVTTDDYLTPAGDCILAIEADRAPADFDPEFVAACRDAAATITVTIEADGYTESVTGRGDPDLEFTSERSAVGRTSEYVDERTVVVGAAFAAEGFDQDLVAALADGAEATVTITVE; from the coding sequence ATGGAAGAGATCATCCACGCTCGCGGCCACGAGCACGTCAGCGCCGAGCACGCGAGCACGTTCGAGGTGACGACCGACGACTACCTCACCCCCGCGGGCGACTGTATTCTCGCGATCGAGGCCGACCGTGCGCCGGCTGATTTCGACCCCGAGTTCGTCGCTGCGTGTCGGGACGCCGCCGCGACGATCACGGTCACCATCGAAGCCGACGGGTACACGGAGTCCGTGACGGGACGGGGCGATCCCGACCTCGAGTTCACCAGCGAGCGCAGCGCGGTCGGGCGCACGAGCGAGTACGTCGACGAGCGGACCGTCGTGGTGGGGGCGGCGTTCGCAGCGGAGGGGTTCGATCAGGACCTCGTCGCGGCGCTGGCGGACGGAGCCGAGGCGACGGTGACGATTACCGTCGAGTAG
- a CDS encoding inorganic diphosphatase, translated as MVNLWEDLETGPNPPEEIYAVVECLKGERNKYEYDKDVPGVVLDRVLHSNVHYPSDYGFIPQSYYDDEDPFDVLVLVEDGTFPGCVIEARPVALMKMDDDGEQDDKVIAVPSEDPRYDHIEDLDDIPQQQLDEIDEFFATYKNLEEGKEVETQGWEDKQAAYDAIEHAQDLYDENF; from the coding sequence ATGGTCAACCTCTGGGAAGACCTCGAGACCGGACCGAATCCGCCAGAAGAGATCTACGCCGTCGTAGAATGTCTCAAGGGCGAGCGCAACAAGTACGAGTACGACAAGGACGTCCCCGGCGTCGTCTTGGACCGCGTGCTTCACAGCAACGTCCACTATCCCAGCGACTACGGGTTCATCCCGCAGTCGTACTACGACGACGAGGACCCCTTCGACGTGCTCGTCCTCGTCGAGGATGGGACGTTCCCCGGCTGCGTCATCGAAGCCCGTCCCGTCGCGCTGATGAAGATGGACGACGACGGCGAGCAAGACGACAAGGTCATCGCCGTGCCAAGCGAGGACCCACGCTACGATCACATCGAGGACCTCGACGACATTCCACAGCAGCAACTCGACGAGATCGACGAGTTCTTCGCGACCTACAAGAACTTAGAGGAGGGCAAGGAAGTCGAGACGCAGGGCTGGGAGGACAAGCAGGCCGCCTACGACGCGATCGAGCACGCCCAGGACCTCTACGACGAGAACTTCTAA
- a CDS encoding DUF7108 family protein produces MTDGNAIDADGDGDAAATDDGQLPRGVVDEVERLTRLKRAAVDDNEIEAYEDRRDELLDKHDFTFRIRDDDGDDVLVCHPAEWHEDGVIRTDRIENIDRGIEIPLEGTDDPDDWEAVDERNRELVAAVRDAHGDVHGDNAAMLADFAGNHYAKPIESLTSEELTEFRDEYVVRNAWPSAKQRELLAESIELVFETAGEPFPEVER; encoded by the coding sequence ATGACCGATGGGAACGCGATAGACGCCGATGGGGACGGTGACGCCGCAGCGACCGACGACGGACAGCTCCCTCGAGGAGTCGTCGACGAAGTCGAACGGCTGACCCGCCTGAAACGCGCTGCGGTCGACGACAACGAGATCGAGGCCTACGAAGACCGCCGCGACGAACTACTCGACAAGCACGACTTTACGTTCCGTATCCGCGACGACGACGGCGACGACGTCCTCGTCTGCCACCCCGCGGAGTGGCACGAGGACGGCGTCATCCGGACCGACCGAATCGAGAACATCGATCGCGGCATCGAGATTCCACTCGAGGGAACGGACGACCCGGACGATTGGGAAGCGGTCGACGAACGGAATCGGGAACTCGTCGCGGCGGTCAGGGATGCTCACGGGGACGTTCACGGGGACAACGCTGCGATGCTCGCCGATTTCGCGGGCAATCACTACGCGAAACCGATCGAGTCGTTGACGAGCGAGGAACTCACGGAGTTTCGGGACGAGTACGTCGTGAGGAACGCCTGGCCGTCGGCAAAACAACGAGAACTGCTCGCGGAGTCGATCGAACTCGTCTTCGAGACGGCTGGAGAGCCGTTCCCGGAAGTCGAGCGTTAG
- a CDS encoding alkaline phosphatase family protein, giving the protein MGLFDRLRGDGDPRVAFIGVDGVPYSLLSENEELFPNFAAIADDGTAEEISSIVPPESSACWPSLTTGMNPGETGVYGFQDREVGTYDTYVPMGREVQADRVWDRVQENGRKATVMNVPVTFPPQRNVQRMVSGFLSPSLEKAAYPDDVRDYLETLDYRIDVNPKLGHQEDKAEFIEDAHATVDAQYEAFQHYIEEDDWDLFFGVFMTTDRVNHFLFKDYERDGEYRDDFIEFYKKIDDYIGRLRDSLPEDVTLIVASDHGFTSLDYEVHFNEWLREEGWLSFRTDDPEELNDIADDTTAYSFIPGRFYINLEGREPRGSVPEAEYDAVRDELKADLEALEGPDGNPVVERVVEKEEAFRGDHDDIAPDLVAIPNNGFDLKSGFKGDAEIFDTGPRNGMHSFDDTSLYIDHPDATIDNADLFDITPTILDLMDVEYSRSDFDGASLV; this is encoded by the coding sequence ATGGGTCTGTTCGACCGATTACGGGGCGACGGCGATCCCCGGGTCGCGTTCATCGGGGTCGACGGCGTGCCGTATAGTCTCCTCTCGGAGAACGAGGAACTGTTTCCGAACTTCGCTGCGATCGCCGACGACGGGACCGCCGAGGAGATTTCCAGCATCGTCCCGCCGGAATCCAGCGCCTGCTGGCCGTCGCTGACGACCGGGATGAACCCCGGCGAAACCGGTGTCTACGGCTTTCAAGACCGAGAAGTCGGCACCTACGACACCTACGTCCCGATGGGCCGGGAGGTCCAGGCCGACCGCGTCTGGGACCGCGTCCAGGAGAACGGTCGCAAGGCGACGGTAATGAACGTCCCCGTCACCTTCCCGCCCCAGCGCAACGTCCAGCGAATGGTCTCGGGCTTTCTCTCGCCCAGCCTCGAGAAGGCGGCCTACCCCGACGACGTTCGTGACTACCTCGAGACGCTCGACTACCGGATCGACGTCAACCCGAAACTCGGCCACCAGGAGGACAAAGCCGAGTTCATCGAAGACGCCCACGCGACGGTCGACGCCCAGTACGAGGCCTTCCAGCATTACATCGAGGAGGACGACTGGGACCTGTTCTTCGGCGTCTTCATGACGACCGACCGGGTCAACCACTTCCTGTTCAAGGATTACGAGCGCGACGGCGAATACAGGGACGACTTCATCGAGTTCTACAAGAAGATCGACGACTACATCGGCCGGCTCCGGGACTCGCTGCCCGAGGACGTCACGCTGATCGTCGCCTCCGATCACGGCTTTACCAGCCTCGATTACGAGGTTCACTTCAACGAGTGGCTCCGAGAGGAGGGGTGGCTCTCCTTCCGGACCGACGACCCCGAAGAACTGAACGACATTGCCGACGATACGACGGCCTACTCGTTCATCCCCGGTCGCTTCTACATCAACCTCGAGGGACGGGAGCCCCGCGGCTCCGTCCCCGAAGCCGAGTACGACGCGGTCCGGGACGAACTCAAAGCCGACCTCGAGGCGCTCGAGGGGCCCGACGGGAACCCGGTCGTCGAGCGCGTCGTCGAGAAGGAGGAGGCCTTCCGTGGCGATCACGACGACATCGCACCGGATCTGGTCGCGATCCCGAACAACGGCTTCGACCTCAAATCCGGTTTCAAAGGCGACGCCGAAATCTTCGACACCGGCCCACGAAACGGGATGCACAGCTTCGACGACACGTCGCTGTACATCGACCACCCCGACGCGACGATCGACAACGCCGACCTGTTCGACATCACGCCGACGATCCTCGATCTGATGGACGTCGAGTACAGTCGCAGCGACTTCGACGGCGCGAGTCTGGTCTAG
- a CDS encoding PadR family transcriptional regulator, translating into MSEAQSITGEQSIARELTAFQNNILVILAKEPMYGLAIKRELEDYYGTEVNHGRLYPNLDELVDLGLVEKSELDKRTNQYSLTDDGYDAVLDGLQWSLSKVVTGDDRADEITEIVENSY; encoded by the coding sequence ATGTCAGAGGCACAATCAATTACCGGCGAACAGAGCATTGCCCGCGAACTTACAGCGTTCCAGAACAACATCCTCGTCATCCTCGCCAAGGAGCCGATGTACGGTCTGGCGATCAAACGCGAACTCGAGGACTACTACGGGACGGAGGTCAACCACGGTCGACTCTACCCCAACCTCGACGAACTCGTCGATCTGGGGCTGGTCGAGAAGAGCGAACTCGACAAGCGAACGAACCAGTACTCCCTGACCGACGACGGCTACGACGCCGTCCTCGACGGGCTTCAGTGGAGTCTCTCGAAAGTCGTTACCGGCGACGACCGCGCCGACGAGATTACCGAAATCGTCGAGAACAGCTACTAA
- the gfcR gene encoding transcriptional regulator GfcR, with the protein MKNVDDLIESAAELATRGLSKGEIADELNVSRETASWLVERSNTTPQPTDQAPPQPDAGGSGPQDIHVDWSAIGRDSKRMSAIAEAMADMLAKHGEDVDLTIGIEKAGGPIATLVARELETDLGTYTPAKHQWEEGDIEELGGTFSRNFAGIRDRECYIVDDTITSGTTMEETIEAIRAEGGTPLACIVLADKQGLEELEGVPVYSLLQVISVGKEE; encoded by the coding sequence ATGAAAAACGTCGACGACCTGATCGAGAGCGCAGCCGAGCTCGCGACTCGGGGCCTCTCGAAGGGCGAAATCGCTGACGAGCTCAACGTCTCCCGGGAGACGGCGAGCTGGCTCGTCGAACGCAGCAACACGACGCCACAACCGACCGATCAAGCACCACCGCAGCCGGATGCGGGCGGCAGCGGCCCACAGGACATCCACGTCGACTGGTCCGCGATCGGCCGAGACAGCAAACGAATGAGTGCCATCGCGGAAGCGATGGCCGACATGCTCGCCAAACACGGCGAGGACGTCGATCTGACGATCGGCATCGAGAAGGCCGGCGGTCCCATCGCCACCCTCGTCGCCCGCGAACTCGAGACGGACCTCGGGACCTACACCCCCGCGAAACACCAGTGGGAGGAGGGCGACATCGAGGAACTCGGCGGGACGTTCTCGCGGAACTTCGCCGGGATTCGGGACCGCGAGTGTTACATCGTCGACGACACCATCACCAGCGGGACCACGATGGAGGAGACGATCGAGGCGATCCGCGCCGAAGGTGGCACGCCACTCGCCTGTATCGTCCTCGCGGACAAACAGGGCCTCGAGGAACTCGAGGGCGTCCCCGTCTACTCGCTGTTGCAGGTCATCAGCGTCGGCAAAGAAGAATAA
- a CDS encoding endonuclease III domain-containing protein gives MSDDPEPAVNISGGTAGGGAAAEFDPATAATRAEEVVDRLGELFWQKEYGGRDAFTCLVRTILSQNTSDKASQPAHDALLDRYDGDGVDLAESLASAEQSTLAETISGAGLYNQKSETIIDTAAWVLEEFGSAAAFDAFVRDEEPSVVRETLLEVRGVGPKTADCVLLFAGGRGGVFPVDTHVHRIYRRMGIASPDAAHEAVRAVLERDVPAAKCGFGHTATIQFGREYCTARTPACLEDPDACPMADVCDQVGVFPATGEVVDPAEAPEVE, from the coding sequence ATGAGCGACGATCCGGAGCCTGCAGTCAATATCAGTGGCGGGACGGCGGGCGGTGGGGCGGCGGCCGAGTTCGATCCCGCGACCGCAGCAACCCGCGCGGAGGAGGTCGTCGATCGACTGGGCGAGTTGTTCTGGCAGAAGGAGTACGGCGGCCGCGATGCCTTCACCTGCCTCGTGCGAACGATCCTGAGTCAGAACACCAGCGACAAGGCGAGCCAGCCGGCTCACGACGCGCTGCTAGATCGCTACGACGGCGACGGTGTCGACCTCGCGGAATCGCTCGCGAGCGCCGAGCAGTCGACGCTCGCCGAGACGATCAGCGGCGCGGGTCTGTACAACCAGAAGTCCGAGACCATCATCGACACCGCGGCGTGGGTTCTCGAGGAGTTCGGCTCGGCCGCCGCGTTCGACGCCTTCGTCAGAGACGAGGAGCCGTCGGTCGTCCGCGAGACGCTCCTCGAGGTCAGAGGCGTCGGTCCGAAGACCGCCGACTGCGTCCTGCTTTTCGCCGGCGGTCGCGGCGGCGTCTTCCCCGTCGATACGCACGTCCACCGGATCTACCGCCGCATGGGAATCGCGAGCCCGGACGCGGCTCACGAGGCCGTTCGCGCCGTCCTCGAGCGCGACGTCCCCGCGGCGAAGTGTGGCTTCGGCCACACGGCGACGATCCAGTTCGGCCGCGAGTACTGTACGGCTCGCACGCCCGCCTGTCTCGAGGACCCCGACGCCTGCCCGATGGCCGACGTCTGCGATCAGGTCGGTGTCTTCCCCGCAACGGGCGAGGTCGTCGACCCGGCCGAGGCTCCCGAGGTAGAGTGA
- the rnhA gene encoding ribonuclease HI, whose amino-acid sequence MPVIECDVEAARERLEEADVAVDSGNTAHERWRASRGGATAVAYDDKVVIQGSDPRDLEALLREGGGRAHVYFDGGSRGNPGPAAIGWVIVTGDGIVAEGGETIGTATNNQAEYEALITGLEAARDYGYDEVHVRGDSELIVKQVRGEYDTNNPELREKRVTGHELLREFEEWTLEYVPREVNDRADGLVNEALDHA is encoded by the coding sequence ATGCCGGTCATCGAATGCGACGTCGAGGCCGCCCGTGAACGACTCGAGGAGGCGGATGTCGCCGTCGATTCTGGAAACACTGCCCACGAACGCTGGCGAGCGAGCCGCGGCGGTGCGACCGCTGTGGCCTACGACGACAAGGTCGTGATTCAGGGCTCGGATCCCCGCGACCTCGAGGCACTGCTCCGAGAGGGTGGCGGCCGAGCCCACGTCTACTTCGACGGTGGCTCGCGGGGGAACCCCGGCCCGGCCGCGATCGGTTGGGTGATCGTCACCGGCGACGGAATCGTCGCCGAAGGCGGCGAAACGATCGGGACGGCGACGAACAATCAGGCCGAGTACGAGGCGCTGATCACGGGCCTCGAGGCCGCGCGCGACTACGGCTACGACGAGGTTCACGTCCGGGGCGACTCCGAACTCATCGTCAAGCAGGTTCGCGGCGAGTACGACACCAACAACCCCGAACTCCGCGAGAAGCGCGTGACCGGCCACGAACTGCTTCGCGAGTTCGAAGAGTGGACCCTCGAGTACGTCCCTCGAGAGGTCAACGACCGCGCGGACGGCCTCGTGAACGAGGCACTCGATCACGCGTAG
- the bluB gene encoding 5,6-dimethylbenzimidazole synthase — MVGFGDAERAAVYKTIFDRRDIRRFRDEPIPDALLERVIEAAHHAPSVGFSQPWDLVVVEDEETKADIADIAERAIAAAREGYEEPRRSEFAELKLEGIRDSPVNICVTCDPTRGAPHVLGRSSMRRTDVYSTCLAVQNLWLAARVEGVGVGWVSVLYPHELREVLGIPPHIKPVAYLCLGYPADGFPDEPVLQREGWRDRLDVETLVHEGRWNPDRTTDAARERDGDDGRGHGPSS, encoded by the coding sequence ATGGTTGGGTTTGGCGATGCGGAACGGGCTGCAGTGTACAAGACGATCTTCGATCGACGCGACATCCGGCGGTTCCGCGACGAGCCGATTCCGGACGCCCTCCTCGAGCGCGTCATCGAGGCCGCACATCACGCGCCGAGCGTCGGCTTCTCCCAGCCGTGGGATCTCGTGGTCGTCGAGGACGAGGAAACGAAAGCCGACATCGCCGACATCGCGGAGCGTGCCATCGCGGCCGCACGAGAGGGGTACGAGGAACCACGCCGAAGCGAGTTTGCGGAGCTGAAACTCGAGGGAATCCGCGACTCGCCGGTCAACATCTGTGTGACCTGTGATCCGACGCGAGGCGCGCCACACGTCCTTGGTCGGAGTTCGATGCGACGAACTGACGTCTATTCGACGTGTCTCGCCGTCCAGAACCTCTGGCTGGCCGCTCGAGTGGAGGGGGTGGGCGTCGGCTGGGTAAGCGTTCTCTACCCACACGAGCTCCGGGAGGTTCTGGGAATACCACCACATATCAAACCCGTGGCGTATCTCTGTCTGGGGTATCCGGCGGACGGATTCCCCGACGAACCCGTCCTCCAACGGGAGGGCTGGCGCGACCGACTCGATGTCGAGACGCTCGTCCACGAGGGACGGTGGAATCCGGATCGGACGACCGACGCTGCCCGCGAGCGTGACGGTGACGACGGTCGCGGTCACGGGCCGAGCTCCTGA
- a CDS encoding glucose 1-dehydrogenase: protein MKAIAVVPGAGVPEVVERPVPEPSSGEALVRICRVGVDGTDYEVIEGSHGGVPDGDEQLILGHEAVGIVDDPNGTTLEAGQYVVPTVRRPPAGVETNEYFERGQPDMAPDGEYVERGIVGAHGFMAEYITSPADCLVPIPEELARWGFLVEPISITEKALEHARATRSAFDWRPESALVLGNGSLGLLTVAMFTETLGYDRVYCLGRRDRPDPSIDIVERLGATYIDSRETSVPEIPAVYEPMDVVYEATGYAKHAFESIEALAPNGVAALLGVPDDWSFEISGGRLHRELVLHNKALVGSVNSNRRQFERAIDTLAALPEWVLEELVTGVYGLEALDRAFPAVTAPVPTAGSGSTTDTDDDTTIKTALEFEPI, encoded by the coding sequence ATGAAAGCCATCGCAGTCGTGCCCGGGGCGGGCGTCCCCGAAGTCGTCGAGCGGCCGGTTCCCGAGCCGTCGTCCGGCGAAGCGCTCGTTCGAATCTGCCGCGTGGGCGTCGACGGCACCGATTACGAGGTCATCGAGGGAAGCCACGGTGGCGTCCCCGACGGGGATGAGCAGTTGATTCTCGGTCACGAAGCCGTCGGGATCGTCGACGACCCGAACGGGACGACGCTCGAGGCGGGCCAATACGTCGTCCCGACGGTTCGCCGACCCCCCGCGGGAGTCGAGACCAACGAGTATTTCGAGCGGGGGCAACCGGACATGGCACCCGATGGCGAGTACGTCGAGCGAGGGATCGTCGGGGCACACGGGTTCATGGCCGAGTACATCACGAGTCCGGCCGACTGTCTCGTTCCGATTCCCGAGGAGTTGGCCCGATGGGGATTTCTCGTCGAGCCGATCAGTATCACCGAAAAGGCGCTCGAGCACGCCCGGGCGACTCGCTCCGCGTTCGACTGGCGGCCCGAATCCGCGCTCGTGCTGGGCAACGGCTCGCTTGGCCTGTTGACCGTCGCGATGTTCACCGAAACGCTGGGGTACGATCGTGTCTACTGTCTCGGGCGGCGGGACCGCCCGGATCCGTCCATCGACATCGTCGAACGGCTGGGCGCGACGTATATCGATTCCCGCGAGACGTCGGTCCCCGAGATTCCGGCCGTCTACGAGCCGATGGACGTCGTTTACGAGGCCACCGGCTACGCGAAACACGCCTTCGAATCCATCGAGGCACTCGCCCCGAACGGCGTCGCCGCGCTGCTTGGCGTCCCCGACGACTGGTCGTTCGAGATCAGCGGCGGCCGACTCCACCGCGAACTGGTCTTGCACAACAAGGCCCTCGTCGGCAGCGTCAACTCCAATCGCAGGCAGTTCGAACGCGCCATCGATACCCTCGCGGCGCTTCCGGAGTGGGTCCTCGAGGAGCTCGTGACCGGCGTCTACGGTCTCGAAGCCCTCGATCGTGCGTTCCCTGCGGTGACGGCACCCGTCCCGACGGCTGGCTCCGGATCGACGACGGATACGGATGACGATACGACTATAAAAACCGCGCTCGAATTCGAACCCATATGA
- a CDS encoding histidine kinase N-terminal 7TM domain-containing protein, which produces MTYEFTPIALPYIAAAVVCTVLLSTIWRHRDRRGAKGFLLDIAGVIVLSVTVSLQLFATAESTKLFWWNWRFVAGSFMGIGYLLMAVEYTNNEEYITYRNGAALTAVPVLTQFVAWTNDRHEWLYTASIDPATGLLVPTFEPLYWIYAVTMMAYLGLAVYLLFRLLRSLPGFEKQAGVLIATILFVTVGLLVWWLGFVPVDTLALTSTVKVVGFYVAVDRLQLLDIVPVARTKVIDNMQDAVFVVNAADRIVDANPSAKRLVGSEMAVGDSLAETFPSSRFPEFTDTADAQNECTLEIDGEARHFAIQLSPLTDSRGRQSGRLIVLRDVTQLKNREQELTVLNRIVRHDIRNEMNVITGRGELLSDHVDPDGQEHLELMLESSDHVIDLTQVIGDLVETLTTDGDLDLKPVHLMPVVWNQLEKARTSYPDAAFRVDGEPSTDVTVQANEMLSSVFTNLLNNAVLHNTADAPRVVLSIEDRDGTVSIRVADNGPGVPEGQRDEIFGRGQKGLESEGTGIGLYLVDTLVEGYGGDVWVETAEEGGAAFVVELPKAEATRERPAPLQE; this is translated from the coding sequence ATGACGTACGAATTTACCCCGATAGCGCTCCCGTACATCGCCGCGGCGGTCGTCTGTACCGTGCTGTTGAGCACGATCTGGCGACACCGCGATCGGCGGGGAGCGAAGGGGTTCCTGCTGGACATCGCTGGCGTGATCGTCCTCTCCGTGACGGTGTCGCTTCAGTTGTTCGCGACGGCGGAGTCGACGAAACTCTTCTGGTGGAACTGGCGGTTCGTCGCGGGATCGTTCATGGGAATCGGCTATCTGCTCATGGCGGTCGAGTACACCAACAACGAGGAGTACATCACGTATCGAAACGGGGCGGCACTCACGGCCGTCCCGGTCCTGACCCAGTTTGTGGCGTGGACGAACGATCGTCACGAATGGTTGTACACCGCGTCGATCGATCCGGCGACCGGACTTCTCGTCCCCACGTTCGAGCCGCTGTACTGGATCTACGCCGTGACGATGATGGCGTATCTGGGTCTCGCAGTCTACCTTCTGTTCCGGTTGCTCCGCTCGCTTCCGGGGTTCGAAAAGCAAGCGGGAGTCCTCATCGCGACGATACTGTTCGTCACGGTCGGACTACTCGTCTGGTGGCTCGGGTTCGTCCCCGTCGATACGCTCGCCCTGACGAGTACGGTCAAGGTCGTCGGCTTCTACGTCGCAGTGGACCGATTACAGCTCCTCGATATCGTCCCCGTCGCGCGGACGAAGGTGATCGACAACATGCAAGACGCCGTCTTCGTCGTCAACGCGGCGGATCGGATCGTCGACGCGAACCCCTCGGCGAAACGACTCGTCGGCAGCGAGATGGCGGTCGGGGACTCCCTCGCGGAGACGTTCCCCTCGTCCCGGTTTCCCGAGTTCACCGACACCGCCGACGCCCAGAACGAATGCACGCTCGAAATCGACGGTGAGGCCCGACACTTCGCCATCCAACTGTCGCCACTAACGGACTCGCGAGGGAGACAGTCGGGTCGGTTGATCGTCCTCCGGGACGTGACGCAACTGAAAAACCGAGAACAGGAACTGACCGTCCTCAATCGGATCGTCCGCCACGACATCCGAAACGAGATGAACGTTATCACGGGGCGTGGTGAACTCCTCTCCGACCACGTCGACCCCGACGGCCAGGAACACCTCGAGTTGATGCTCGAGAGCAGCGACCACGTCATCGACCTCACGCAGGTCATCGGCGACCTCGTGGAAACGCTGACTACCGACGGCGACCTGGACCTCAAGCCCGTTCACCTGATGCCGGTCGTCTGGAACCAACTCGAGAAGGCGCGAACCAGCTACCCCGACGCGGCGTTTCGTGTCGACGGTGAGCCGTCGACTGACGTGACGGTTCAGGCCAACGAGATGCTGTCCTCCGTGTTCACGAACCTCCTCAACAACGCCGTGCTACACAATACCGCGGACGCCCCGCGCGTGGTGCTTTCGATCGAGGACCGAGACGGAACAGTCAGTATCCGCGTCGCGGACAACGGCCCTGGTGTGCCCGAGGGGCAACGGGACGAGATCTTCGGGCGCGGTCAGAAAGGCCTCGAGAGCGAGGGCACCGGTATCGGCCTCTACCTGGTCGACACCCTCGTCGAGGGCTACGGCGGCGACGTGTGGGTCGAAACTGCCGAAGAAGGTGGTGCGGCGTTCGTCGTCGAACTCCCGAAAGCCGAGGCGACACGGGAGCGTCCAGCACCGCTCCAGGAATGA